A genomic region of Bactrocera dorsalis isolate Fly_Bdor chromosome 3, ASM2337382v1, whole genome shotgun sequence contains the following coding sequences:
- the LOC105222298 gene encoding uncharacterized protein LOC105222298, which yields MSSDGGIEAVMDWQRIETKKTNKWPIYSSPNVSKKKLLLDPTPGTSNNSNRFAILDSRVDTEEDKEETGNAEKKTQKYKVESTERNTTPKPPPIILANIILFQEMMSSIYESDEFQQPFSGPPF from the exons ATGAGTAGTGACGGCGGTATTGAAGCTGTTATGGATTGGCAAAGAATTGAGACAAAAAAGACAAACAAATGGCCTATTTACAGCTCACCAAACgtttcaaagaaaaaactattGTTAGACCCAACACCTGGAACGTCCAACAATTCAAATCGATTTGCGATTCTTGATAGCAGAGTGGACACAGAGGAGGATAAAGAGGAAACTGGAAATGctgaaaagaaaacacaaaaatacaaagttGAATCAACTGAGCGAAATACTACTCCCAAGCCTCCGCCAATAATACTGGCTAAC aTAATTCTTTTCCAAGAAATGATGTCATCCATCTACGAATCGGATGAGTTTCAGCAGCCATTTTCAGGAccgccattttga